The Diospyros lotus cultivar Yz01 chromosome 15, ASM1463336v1, whole genome shotgun sequence genome has a window encoding:
- the LOC127792612 gene encoding uncharacterized protein LOC127792612 isoform X2 gives MGSYRPGFSNNIDPKFGWCWRKEEKKWLCLKDVILNDKYFERHMNIGYYNGSRKSVERGTGETSRSSLGVKAAKNSEQARQMHLLILILPKLSRWLSLCKSHANSHPEAPHPMDPTEVHLRRLLSLWVLLGSFRGGSSSNGSYRGSFLRRLLIQWILPRFILRRLLIQWILSRFI, from the exons ATGGGTTCTTATCGGCCCGGTTTCTCCAACAACATTGATCCTAAGTTTGGTTGGTGTTggaggaaagaagagaagaaatggttATGTTTAAAAGATGTCATTCTCaatgataaatattttgaaaggcACATGAATATTGGCTACTACAACGGCTCAAGAAAGTCTGTGGAAAGAGGGACTGGTGAAACCTCTAGATCTTCTCTAGGGGTGAAGGCAGCAAAG AACTCAGAGCAAGCGAGGCAAATGCACCTCCTAATCCTCATCTTGCCAAAGCTTTCTCGGTGGTTGTCTCTTTGCAAAAGCCATGCAAATTCTCACCCA GAGGCTCCTCATCCAATGGATCCTACCGAGGTTCATTTGAG GAGGCTCCTCAGCCTATGGGTTTTACTGGGTTCATTTAGAG GAGGCTCCTCATCCAATGGATCCTACCGAGGTTCATTTTTGAG GAGGCTCCTCATCCAATGGATCCTACCGAGGTTCATTTTGAG
- the LOC127792612 gene encoding uncharacterized protein LOC127792612 isoform X3, translating to MGSYRPGFSNNIDPKFGWCWRKEEKKWLCLKDVILNDKYFERHMNIGYYNGSRKSVERGTGETSRSSLGVKAAKNSEQARQMHLLILILPKLSRWLSLCKSHANSHPEAPHPMDPTEVHLRRLLSLWVLLGSFRGGSSSNGSYRGSFLRRLLIQWILPRFILRRLLILRTSPGFI from the exons ATGGGTTCTTATCGGCCCGGTTTCTCCAACAACATTGATCCTAAGTTTGGTTGGTGTTggaggaaagaagagaagaaatggttATGTTTAAAAGATGTCATTCTCaatgataaatattttgaaaggcACATGAATATTGGCTACTACAACGGCTCAAGAAAGTCTGTGGAAAGAGGGACTGGTGAAACCTCTAGATCTTCTCTAGGGGTGAAGGCAGCAAAG AACTCAGAGCAAGCGAGGCAAATGCACCTCCTAATCCTCATCTTGCCAAAGCTTTCTCGGTGGTTGTCTCTTTGCAAAAGCCATGCAAATTCTCACCCA GAGGCTCCTCATCCAATGGATCCTACCGAGGTTCATTTGAG GAGGCTCCTCAGCCTATGGGTTTTACTGGGTTCATTTAGAG GAGGCTCCTCATCCAATGGATCCTACCGAGGTTCATTTTTGAG GAGGCTCCTCATCCAATGGATCCTACCGAGGTTCATTTTGAG
- the LOC127792612 gene encoding uncharacterized protein LOC127792612 isoform X7 — MGSYRPGFSNNIDPKFGWCWRKEEKKWLCLKDVILNDKYFERHMNIGYYNGSRKSVERGTGETSRSSLGVKAAKNSEQARQMHLLILILPKLSRWLSLCKSHANSHPEAPHPMDPTEVHLRRLLSLWVLLGSFRGGSSSNGSYRGSFLRRLLIQWILPRFI; from the exons ATGGGTTCTTATCGGCCCGGTTTCTCCAACAACATTGATCCTAAGTTTGGTTGGTGTTggaggaaagaagagaagaaatggttATGTTTAAAAGATGTCATTCTCaatgataaatattttgaaaggcACATGAATATTGGCTACTACAACGGCTCAAGAAAGTCTGTGGAAAGAGGGACTGGTGAAACCTCTAGATCTTCTCTAGGGGTGAAGGCAGCAAAG AACTCAGAGCAAGCGAGGCAAATGCACCTCCTAATCCTCATCTTGCCAAAGCTTTCTCGGTGGTTGTCTCTTTGCAAAAGCCATGCAAATTCTCACCCA GAGGCTCCTCATCCAATGGATCCTACCGAGGTTCATTTGAG GAGGCTCCTCAGCCTATGGGTTTTACTGGGTTCATTTAGAG GAGGCTCCTCATCCAATGGATCCTACCGAGGTTCATTTTTGAG GAGGCTCCTCATCCAATGGATCCTACCGAG
- the LOC127792612 gene encoding uncharacterized protein LOC127792612 isoform X6, protein MGSYRPGFSNNIDPKFGWCWRKEEKKWLCLKDVILNDKYFERHMNIGYYNGSRKSVERGTGETSRSSLGVKAAKNSEQARQMHLLILILPKLSRWLSLCKSHANSHPEAPHPMDPTEVHLRRLLSLWVLLGSFRGGSSSNGSYRGSFLRRLLIQWILSRFI, encoded by the exons ATGGGTTCTTATCGGCCCGGTTTCTCCAACAACATTGATCCTAAGTTTGGTTGGTGTTggaggaaagaagagaagaaatggttATGTTTAAAAGATGTCATTCTCaatgataaatattttgaaaggcACATGAATATTGGCTACTACAACGGCTCAAGAAAGTCTGTGGAAAGAGGGACTGGTGAAACCTCTAGATCTTCTCTAGGGGTGAAGGCAGCAAAG AACTCAGAGCAAGCGAGGCAAATGCACCTCCTAATCCTCATCTTGCCAAAGCTTTCTCGGTGGTTGTCTCTTTGCAAAAGCCATGCAAATTCTCACCCA GAGGCTCCTCATCCAATGGATCCTACCGAGGTTCATTTGAG GAGGCTCCTCAGCCTATGGGTTTTACTGGGTTCATTTAGAG GAGGCTCCTCATCCAATGGATCCTACCGAGGTTCATTTTTGAG